Genomic DNA from Prunus persica cultivar Lovell chromosome G1, Prunus_persica_NCBIv2, whole genome shotgun sequence:
TGAGCTCTTTGTATGCAGAGCTTTTACGGTCAAATCCTTTCCACAAATCAAAGGGTTCAGTTCCTGGAAGATAAGCATGTAACACATGTTTCCCAGGTGGTGCCAGATCCGGACTTAGTACACTAGGTACAGATATCAAAACAACATTCTGGTCAGCATCCACTCCTCTATCCCAATCATTAACAACTATATGATGAATCCCCAAGTCCTTCCGTACGTCCTGGTTGTTAAGCAGAATTTTGAACACATTATTTGAGAGAGAATTTGGATCATGTTACTACTTATGTCAGCTTCTTATAAGAACACTCACCTCTGCATCAAATCCCAAATGAAGATGCATGAATGATTCACATTGAGGAGTCGTCTTAGTCCTGTCCAGATATGACTTTGGAACAACTTCCTTAGGTAATAGATTTAGAGTGTCCCACATAGAGGCATTGCTAACAACAGCCTTTTTAGCACGTATAAACTGCAGCGTAAATGTTTGTTCGAGTGTTAACATCAAACTAAAAGTAATTCAGTTTAAAGACTTCACAGTATATTTTATCACACATAATTTACTTACTTGACCGCTTCTTAGCTTGACTCCAGTGGCTCGACCATTTTCAACAACAATCTTTTCCACATGACTTCCAAGAGAAATCCGTCCACCAAACTTCTTCAATCCCCGAACAAGACCATCAACAATTGCACCACTTCCATGAAGAGGGTACTCAAGACAGCAGCCTGGCTTATACCATTCCGCAAACATGTAAATctgaaaaattggaaagagaaaaaaaaggtattatgtgatgctgTAATCATATGACAACATCTTACAtcaaacttatatatatgtttaaaaCTGGaaatcatataaataagaaacaaTGGGATGTAACACTTAACAGATGAGCTAACTCTAAAACAAATGCATTTCAAAGtatcctaaaaaataaatagaacaGTACACTTAGTTGCAATTACAAAAGCTGTACAATTTGTGATATCAAGATGGTAAGATGAAAGATAATTATGTGAATATGTATCAACTTAAGAGTTATAGGGGATTGGTGCTTTGTAGCGGCTATAAACTAACATTTAGCAATAATCAGATATTGTTCACCGCCAAAACCAAAAGTAACCTACCATAGCTAAACATGTAGTTAAAGAATCAGAAAAATCATTAGTTGTGGCTTATTGCATGTAACAAGTTGGACAACAAGCGCAGAACTCTAAACAAGCTTCTAGCAAAGCATATGCTAAGCATAGTTATTATAGCAATCCCTGAGAGATTTCTGTAGGAATTAATGCATATTAGTTACCATCTCTGCTGAAAGTATACCATTAGATTTCACCCCAGCAAGCAAGAAAGCCAATAGGTCCACCCAATTACGTATAAAGGGATCTTTCAGTTCCAATGAGTCAATGATTTCTGAGAATGGTCTGAGAAGCTTTGTGGCACCAAGTGCTCCCTGAGGTCCCATTTGTACAAAAGATTTCAAGAGAGAGGGAGCATATCTTGCAGCGGCAGTGGAAAGAACACCCAAATCCCCTCGGATGGAAAGTGGAGGCAGAGCCATTGCAGCTGCAGACAATGGAAGAATGGCATCCTGTAGAAGAGTTTCATTTTTCCTATGAGAGGTAACCCGAAAGAAAACTGCTGTGACAAGAATATGGAGGTATATGCATAGGTATTTCGTTTTAGAAGAAACCATATATTCCAGTATGAGCTTTCTAAAGGTCAAAGGATACCAACCAATTTTATGATCATTACTTTatcctttttatttcaaaatattaaaccTAATTATGTCCACACAAAAATTATTGATGGTACTCACAAGAAGTTTTTTCCATTCTCGAACAGCATTTGCACTTGCATACTTCTCCAGGTCCTGGAAGGGGAAGAAAAACTAAACACAGTCAGTGAAAACTCCTTGACTATAAACTGCTCAGTAAATTATTTCTGGGACAAACAAACCATTAGAAAGAGGTTAGACAGCAACAAAGGGGATAGGAAATAATCTAGCAACACAAGCAATAGGCAAGTTTATTGATTAATGATTAGGTAGCGTCTACTTGTACAGGGTTAAGAATGATCCGAGAGATACAAAAGCATCAATAAGCCTCATAAGCCAAACCAATGATTAAAATGATAAAACCTCAACAATCATAATGAGAATCCACCTTGTAAAATTCTGTGGGGCCAATGCGCGACAGAAATTCACCTTCAGGTAAGTAGACCATCCATGAATCATAACTAGCACAAGGAATTGTCTCACCCAATGCATCAAGAACCTGGAAAATCATCGAATCAGCAAATCATTGGACTCATTTCCAAGTTTTCTTAGACATTGCTTTAAAGTCAACTCTATGAAAAATCTTTTGACTATCTTTCCTCAAAACAGCCTAAAGTTCCAACTTATAATGTACTAAATGAAAGGAAGAAATGTCAGTGTAATGATTACATCAAGTAGTGACCTGGGTCGAGTTAATGCCCACATTCCAAGCAAACTCCCTCAATGATTTTGATCTTGGATTGAAATTTAGACTGCTATTTTATTATATCGATTTTTGTTGTGCTGCAAATTTGTCTATGCTATTAAtagaaagaaatgaaagtaAATCTAAAGCAAACCTTGACTGACACTACAAATGAGTcctcaacaaaagaaaaatgaaagaacaaATTACCTGACTAAGAGGATTAGCCTGAGGGCCTTTGGACTGAAAACCAGAGAACAGAGATGGGCCAGAGTCAAATTTAAAGCCTTTAATGTCAAACGAATGAGCAGCACCTCCAGGCAGATCATGACTCTCTAAGACAAGAACATCTTGCTGGTACCTAGCTAAGAGCCCGGCGCAACACAATCCACCGATACCACTTCCAATGACTACAACATCAGCCTCTGGTTTCCCTGCACAATAAATGGAGGCATTTATCAGAAAACTACTGAAACAACCATGGAGAGGAGGACTCAGCCATCTTCAGAAGATCATTGAAAATGTTATGCATCAAAAGACCAGATAATGCAACACTAACTGTCTCATTTCGGCAGTTAGGAAAAGACATTTTAACTGGAAACCATGCATGGAGCGTTTGACACGTCCCATTTCCTTAACCAAGAATCCTTCCTAACCCTCAAACTAAAATCTCAGAAGCTGATTAAGTTGGACATCAGAAAGCAAAACCTCTACCTACCTCAATCTCATTTGCCTAATTCAGATTCAAGAATCCATTTTAGTAATAGAATAGCATTGCACATGATGACATGAAGGAAGCAAAGCAACAAAACTACTACTAAACTactaaataattcaaatttttaactGTAACACTTGGGTGAAGGAAAACCCAGAAGAGTGTGAGAGAGTGAGTCCACCTGGGAAGGATCTCTTTTCTTTGGCAGAGACAGCTCCAGTTGAAGAGGGCACCTGACTGACGGAATTTCGCGCCAAAACGGAATTTCTGACCGTTGAGGAGTTAAAAGTGGGGGAGAGAGGTTTGAAAGACCGAAGAGTATTATTTGGAAATGCTGCCATTACCACCAAAGTTGATAAGCGATAAGAAAAGGACTAGTCCTTTGAGAAGAACACATGCAATGCAATGAAACGAAATGCAAGCTCAGCCTTCTCTTTTCTCAGTACATGTCAATGCTCtcagttttgagttttgagtgctTGGTTGGTACTGAAGAGTAGACTTGTAGTTTTGACGCTAACCACGTCcctagttttcttttctttgcttgCTGCTTCCACTTCCACTTCCACTTCTATCTCCATCCAttgatttatttgttattttatccaTCAAGTGCAAAGACTTTTTTGGGCCCAAAACTCCAAACTTTTTTAGGCCCTtcattctatttcttttcttcccaaCGATTGCAGGGCAGGCAGTCAAGAACCGTGTCTATTTCTCTACTATCCAGGtcagaaataaataataataaaaaagacacCCTACAAAAGTAGAACAAATCTGATTTatcctctcttttctttttgaatctAGGACTGAATTTACAAGATGCAGCAGCTATCCAAAACTCCAGGCAACTCCCGTTCCCGTCCAATTTGAAGTGTATTAATAAGTTGAAATGATTGAAAAGCTAATTTTaaaaccttaaaaaaaaaagggcaagtCAATCCAGAAGAATGACCGATCAGAAGCCAACAGCCATCAGGCTAGCTGGGTAAAGCAATACAATCTATATGCTGCGAAGAGTCATCTCCCAAGTTTGCAAAACAATGCCTTCGGCGagcgtgagagagagaggcaacaCAAATTATGTTCCGGTAATTAAAACACTACCACAACCTGTATTCAATCTCATATAACagcacacagagagagagaggcaacaCAAACTATGTTCTGCAATTAAAAGCACTACACTCTGTATACAATCTCATTCATATAACAGCAAAGCAATGTCTCCGTTAAAACAAGGTGAAACACTGCCAAAACATTGCCAAAACATAGACCCAACCAATCAGTCTATATCAACTCCAATTACAGTCAACCACCGGCCATCAATTGCAAAAGGGCTGAAGTTGTCTtctattcaaaacaaaacccctTCAGAGTACTGGAGAAGATACCAGGGCCTTTAAACAATGCTAACTCGTAGAAATAAACAAACTTTAAAGCCGTATATAGTGCTCCGCTTTTATATTTACAGTTTAACTAATGGACGACATCATCCACCTATAAAACCTAAATATCCTGATAACCAGTCAAGGGCAAGAATGACTATCCATAACTCTTCTGAGAGGAACCCGTTGGTGTGGGCGCCGTGATAAAAACTGTGTTGTTATATACGTTAATGATGCTGAtgtgtttttctgtttttccttttccctcCTATTTCCATGCTGTCAACACAAACATGCGCTTTCTTCAAACccataatatatttatatacccACATCTCTCCCTCATTCAGTATGGTTTTCCAAAAGATGCTGAAACTTCGTTTACACCTGGTAATCCGTCCAGAAAAACAGACAGCCTCAGGCCAATGCAACATGCATGCTACGAAGGTTCAAGTAGCCAAACATCACACTGCAAAGTAATAAACATATAGCCAATATAAGTCATTTATAAAAGACAAAATCCCAGCTAAGCCTCTTGTAAAATGAGCCTTTTGGCCCCTTTTCTCCAATTCTTGCGACACATACTAAATCATGCAtacattgatttcttaattaCCTAGCACATATACCATGTGAACACAATATCTATTATATTATCTTTAATGCTGGTAGAGCATCAATGGATTAACAATGTCAGACTGTAAAAAGAGATTCCCAAGCCAAGGAAAACATACAGCAGCTGAGAGAAGCCTCTGGAAAGACATGAAACTTTAAAAGAAACTAGAGTTCGTTATCAAACTCATGTAGTCGTGTATGCAGGAGTTCTAAAAATGGTAGCATTAACAACTATTGCAATCCATGAAACCAGGGTTTCATCAACATCAGGCACTCGTTGAGAATATCAATTTATTGAGATTACATTCATGGACACTTTTTATGTCAGATTGTCAGCATATTTATGAACTTCTACAGAGACAactcaattttttaaatagtaaCTTCTCTGAAATTTGGGATGCTGAAAAGACaattaaaaatcaaagttttagAGAAACAGCGAAAGTAACCTATTAGTGAAAAGACGAGAAATTAGGCTTAGGTGGGAGCGacatatgcatcataatttCTAGACAACAAAAGGTGCCCAAATGAAAGTAGAAGGTAAAACACCAAGAGACAGACAAAGACTAGCGGAAAAGAAGGAAtagaaaaattctaaaaagtTGGATTTAATACAAGATACTGCgtaaaatacaaaacaatgGAACGACGGAGTACtcatatgatgatgatgatgatataaAATTGAGCCAAAATTAATCTTCCAAGAGCTTAccaatgcaagaaaaaaaaaatccttaagAACCAGAACTTGACTTCTGAACCCACACTTGTTTCTGCACACACATTAAGTAAATGTTTCACTACCTATACCACAATgagtaaaaaaaacaagatacTGACTACTGAATGCACGTAAGCAAGCATGCAAAACAAAGTTGAAGCACCTCATGGGAGCCATAGCctctttttgaatgttttcCTTCACCTGCAACCGGTGAGCCATCAAGATCCTTAACACCATGTGTTGTTCCTCGGCGACCATGATGTTTATGGCAGCCTACATCAAATATCAGCAATGTCCAAATGATTACTACATCAATCAAAATGCACCAACACAGATGCATAGATGTTTTGATGTGCAAAAACATTTGTGAATCATATAGAAACATCGTTTAAAATCAAagttcccaaaaacaaaatgaccTAAAAGAATGATTGCTATGTCCAGTTGCAAAGACACTACCAAGGACCAAGGACCAGTTGCTAGTCAAAATAGTAGATACCTGATCAAATAAATAGCTTTTTAAGTTTCATACATTAGGtttttcttctcatatttCCGTTTTCTCTCTTAAATGTTTAATACAGAAATTTTGTCAATCTCTCCGTCCATATTTGTGTTTTTGGACACTCAACGTTGCCCCCCCAACATGGACTCATATCTCCACGACTTCCTAAAACATAGCAATTTACAATTAGACTTAGAACACAGTGACAACACACAAAACTATGCCTCATAATCTCTTAAAAGTTTCAACAATAATTTTTGCTACATCTGTCCACAATATGATCAAATATTCATGGCATGGAATATAAACATTGATCTGAAGAGTACCCAGCAGTgtaaccctaaaaaaaaattctttgaaTATAAGTCACACCTTCTGAAGAATCTAGCAGTGAGTGAGCAGGTTGAAATGCAGATGACAAAGACTCATCACTTGCAGATGATCCATCTAAACGATTTAGAGGAGTCCATACAACACGATCAGGTCTCTCCTTATTCCTTATCCGTTTCTCCTGCTTCTCGCTACAAATACCATGCAAGTCATTCCCAACAATATTATAATCTGGAGCGCCATTTGTATCCTTTAAAATCAATTGCACGTGTTGGGACCGAGGAGGTCGTTTGTCCCTATCTGAATTCGAAGTCTGGATTTGTTGCGCAGAGTAAATCCCAGAAGACTGACTTTGACGTGCATCCTTGTTTAGAAGTATTCCTCTTATAATCCTCCCATTTTCTTGACGGCGCAGGTTTTGTTTCAGCGCAATTGTACCACCCATGTTTTTAGCAGATGAACTCTGCTGCTGTGACATGTTCGCCGGAACCTGCACAAGGAGTTTGAGACATGAACAGATGTCAAAAGAGGCCAAATCACTTGGAGTGCAAGGTCTTCAGCCAGTTTTTGTGCTTTGCCGTATTTATTAGATGAACATATTCTTTGCACCAGCTATAGTTGATTTTTAAGAATAAAATGCTTAAAAATTGATATATAAATACCTAGACTTTCCAGAGGAAAATGCACATAATAAATAACTCATGCAAACTAAGTGCCATGCTCAGTTGTAGGTTGATATCATTTCTATAAATGATACTACAATACAACCCACGATATAATTTAGCATATTGAAGCTGTCACCCCAGTGCACTATATCCAACTTGAGTATATATTCCAGTCTAGACAGTAGCTATGTACGTCTTTATGACTAATTATATGCAGCCATAGCCACTATTTCACATCTGAGTCTAGCGGAAAATGATGTCATGATATGCAAAAAAAAGTACACTAGGATGTAAATTGTAACTGTCATCATCTAGCATATTAACAAAACTACATAGGTACATAGAAATAAACCCTCTCAACCCACCTGCCACCTATGTGCACTATATCCAACTAGATTAAATACTCCAGTCTAGACAGCAGCTAAGCACACGTCTTTATGGCTAGAGTCCATAGCCCCTATTTTCCACAATCACATCTGAGTCTAGAGGGAAATTATCTCACGATGTGGAAAAAGCAAACTGGGATGTACATTTTAACTGCCATCACCTAGCATCTTAGCAGAACCATATTGCAACATACAAATAAACTCTCTCCACCCACCATTGAAAATAAACATATGTAAAACAAAACGAGAACCTAGTAAATGAGATTGAGCAGTATGAAAAAGGTTTACATGAGTTATCTCCCTCTCTTTCCCTTTCAGAAGcaggattttctttttcacagCATCAGCACCAGAAACTCCTGAAATAAGAGAAGAGGTGCTAAAcaattaaagataaaaataaaaataaaaacaagtcaCTGTCAGAAGAGattcagaaaataaataaataaaactaaaaaagctTCACAATCCAGTACCACAAATGCCCAAAACACGGAAATATGACTGATACAAATAATTTCTACCTCGAAACAAGTATTTCAATGAGGGAGGATAAGAAACATACATATTCAAAGTGTGTAGGGATGCAAAGATAAGCTTGCAACTGCAGAACTGCCATTTTTCtctaactaaaattaaaagtatATCAAActaaatgaaaaaattgaaacggGAAAATCTACAAACAATAGAATTTCTTTGCTATCAAAtgctcaaaaaaaaaatttgcatcaACCAAATCAAACTATAACCAAAATATGACCAACCTTCCAATCTTTATGAAATAAAAACCTTAAGTTCCATATATGAACAAAAGTGCAAAGTCCACCAGGCCTATGAGGAATTGATTGGAAGGAAAAGTATAGTTCTTGCAACATAATCGCAAGACCCAGAAAaacgaaaaggaaaagaacccCTACGTAAAATGTTAGGAAGTTTAAAAGAGTTACTAAAAGTTATAATTATTCCCCTTCATAGACAAGGAAACCCATTGTATGATCAGACATGAGTGCAGGAGTGCTAGTTTGTACAAGTCATATTCTAATTAGGGCAAATAATGCCTACTCATCAGCAAAAAACACTTCCAAACAATCCAATATCATACCACTCTCCTCTTCCAAAACGTGAGTTCCAGCTGCAGATGCCAAAGTGACAGACTTTTCAGAAGGTTGCTGATCATCGCGCTTGGGTACCAGAATGTAAGTTGACTTGTCTTTGGCACTGGTGTTCTTTCTGGCATCCCTCAAAACATACTGCCAATCAGACAGGACATATTAATTCCCTTAAACCAAAATTTGACAAGCAATCAATTATGGATGCTCAAGTCTTCAAATCAAACTAGGAACtgtgagaaaatgaaaaataagaaacatcGGAGACCTCATAGACCTCCCAcctacaagaaaataaaataatgtaaaaccCCAGAGTAAGGTAAAAAAATTCCAGCTGGAAGAGGACAAGACAtacaaaaatcaataaaaaaatacctaCCAGTTCCAGAAGTACtaagaaaatcaataaaaatattcaaaattttgaaatacaaacgataccaccaaaaaataaaaaataaaaaattatcctTCTAAATTCTATCTGTTCTACATTTTGAACAATGACATGATATATACATGAGTTGTGATCAAATATGATCACTAAATAATTTCATAGACCTCATGttattataatattcaaagaacaaaaacagaaaatgggATTGCGATTGCAACTACACGCACTAATGCAGAATGTATTTGTTTGATTCCAGTGAAACTCCGGTCATTACAAGTTGACGAATATCGACCCTTCTATTTGGTTACGAGCCTGTATAAGGCCTTAATGAAGCTGTCATCAGAAATATCGAGGAAGAGTCTGGCCAAGGCAATTTCTTAACACCTGAAGAACCATTGTTTAAGGTAGATGAATACCAGACTTGATCTTATTGGAAAATGTAGTCAAGGAGCATCGAGCGAGAAATGAGAAGGGAtaagttttaacttttaagattaattcaaaaaggctatAACTATGTTAACTGAAATTTCCTAGATGATGTGATGGAAAGTAAAGATTTTCAAACCAGGTGGAGGTTTTGGATCACTGGGTTTTCGAGATCAATTAATTTCAAGCCCAATTAATAAGAGGCCAAGAGTGAGATTTGCCACTCATACAGTTATTTGTTCAGAAAAAAACAACAGCATATATAATTGTGATTTCACGAACTTCACATGCACGAAAACACAAGTACCATTGTGGCagaatttcttttcctctcaGAACCTCGTTTGCTCGTGGCTAAACTTGGACTTCTAGATGATGGTCCACCAGCTCTTCTGCTCGTTTTACCATTAGTCAGCGACCTCTGTCGTGAAACATGAAATAtgttcagaaaatcatcaattattattagcaaaaattcaattccaaCCATTTCTTAGAGCACTATGCAATCAAACATGTAATGCTGAAAGTAATATTTTCCACTAATCAATTAGTTTCCTAATCTTTGGTAATATAGGCTATAAAAGCACCCGAGATCCAGCCTTGGAAGCCCTTTTCTGACGAACAAAGTCCATTAATGGTGTAACTATGGGAGCATCCTTTCCGGCACCTGCAAGAAGAAAAGGTAATTTaaaagtacaataaaaggaatttttttctcttttgtaaaTATGACTATTTAAGTAATCTGTCTGACTAACCAGAACGCTCTGCTTCTCTTCTCTCCAATTGTATCTCCGCACTAGGAAGATTCTCAGCAGGCTTTGCAAGAAATTCAAGAAACTCCAGATACTCGGGATCTAGATGTTCATCAAGTAAATACTTGTACTTACTAACAGGAAAATGATTGTATATATAAGTCTGCATGCAA
This window encodes:
- the LOC18788229 gene encoding prolycopene isomerase, chloroplastic, producing the protein MAAFPNNTLRSFKPLSPTFNSSTVRNSVLARNSVSQVPSSTGAVSAKEKRSFPGKPEADVVVIGSGIGGLCCAGLLARYQQDVLVLESHDLPGGAAHSFDIKGFKFDSGPSLFSGFQSKGPQANPLSQVLDALGETIPCASYDSWMVYLPEGEFLSRIGPTEFYKDLEKYASANAVREWKKLLDAILPLSAAAMALPPLSIRGDLGVLSTAAARYAPSLLKSFVQMGPQGALGATKLLRPFSEIIDSLELKDPFIRNWVDLLAFLLAGVKSNGILSAEMIYMFAEWYKPGCCLEYPLHGSGAIVDGLVRGLKKFGGRISLGSHVEKIVVENGRATGVKLRSGQFIRAKKAVVSNASMWDTLNLLPKEVVPKSYLDRTKTTPQCESFMHLHLGFDAEDVRKDLGIHHIVVNDWDRGVDADQNVVLISVPSVLSPDLAPPGKHVLHAYLPGTEPFDLWKGFDRKSSAYKELKAERSEVMWRAVERAVGPGFSREKCEVKLVGSPLTHQRFLRRNRGTYGPAIQAGKDSFPGHSTSIPQLYCCGDSTFPGIGVPAVAASGAIVANSLVSVSQHSELLDAIGI
- the LOC18791439 gene encoding regulator of nonsense transcripts UPF3 isoform X2, coding for MLKDQLDRTKVVLRHLPPSISQTSLVEQIDVFFSGRYNWVAFRPGKRSQKNPSYSRAYIDLKRPEDVIEFAEFFDGHLFVNEKGSQFKVIVEYAPSQRVPKQWSKKDGREGTIFRDPEYLEFLEFLAKPAENLPSAEIQLERREAERSGAGKDAPIVTPLMDFVRQKRASKAGSRRSLTNGKTSRRAGGPSSRSPSLATSKRGSERKRNSATMYVLRDARKNTSAKDKSTYILVPKRDDQQPSEKSVTLASAAGTHVLEEESGVSGADAVKKKILLLKGKEREITHVPANMSQQQSSSAKNMGGTIALKQNLRRQENGRIIRGILLNKDARQSQSSGIYSAQQIQTSNSDRDKRPPRSQHVQLILKDTNGAPDYNIVGNDLHGICSEKQEKRIRNKERPDRVVWTPLNRLDGSSASDESLSSAFQPAHSLLDSSEGCHKHHGRRGTTHGVKDLDGSPVAGEGKHSKRGYGSHECDVWLLEPS
- the LOC18791439 gene encoding regulator of nonsense transcripts UPF3 isoform X1, which produces MLKDQLDRTKVVLRHLPPSISQTSLVEQIDVFFSGRYNWVAFRPGKRSQKNPSYSRAYIDLKRPEDVIEFAEFFDGHLFVNEKGSQFKVIVEYAPSQRVPKQWSKKDGREGTIFRDPEYLEFLEFLAKPAENLPSAEIQLERREAERSGAGKDAPIVTPLMDFVRQKRASKAGSRRSLTNGKTSRRAGGPSSRSPSLATSKRGSERKRNSATMYVLRDARKNTSAKDKSTYILVPKRDDQQPSEKSVTLASAAGTHVLEEESGVSGADAVKKKILLLKGKEREITHVPANMSQQQSSSAKNMGGTIALKQNLRRQENGRIIRGILLNKDARQSQSSGIYSAQQIQTSNSDRDKRPPRSQHVQLILKDTNGAPDYNIVGNDLHGICSEKQEKRIRNKERPDRVVWTPLNRLDGSSASDESLSSAFQPAHSLLDSSEGCHKHHGRRGTTHGVKDLDGSPVAGEGKHSKRGYGSHEKQVWVQKSSSGS